From the bacterium genome, the window AACACTTGCCCAAAGGTTACCATCACGGTCACCAAAATGGTATTGAAATAAAACCGGGGAAACGGAACCGCAGTCCAGGCTTTCGGATAATTCGACCAGACTATCGGGTTCGGAATCAACTGTGCTAGAAAATTATCCGTAACTGTGAATACTGCTCCCGGCTCTTTCAAGGAAGTGGCTAACATCCAGAAAAAGGGCAGTAACATCGTAAACGCACCACACCCGAGAAAAATGTAGGCGAGTATCTTCTTCATGAAATCTTTTCTCTTCTTTTCCATACGGTCAATCCACGATTAGCGAATGGATCGAATTTAACTAATCGGATAATTCGCTTCCCATATTCGCACTATTCGAACTGAGTAAAAATGTTAAAAATAATGCACGCGTTTCCCGCCATATTTCCAATTCAGAAGCGTCACGATAAACACTAAGAAAAACAATACCCACGCTATTGCTGCCGCATACCCCATCTTAAACCAAACAAAAGCATTGTTGTAAATATAGTAACTTAACGTCGTACTTGCTCCCGCAGGTCCGCCACCGGTCATAACATACGCGGCATCAAACCCGCCCTGGAACCCGCCAATTAAACTCATCGTGAATATAAAAAATGTCGTCGGCGTTAACATCGGCCAAGTGATATGGATAAACTTCTGCCAACCAGAAGCACCATCAATCTCCGCAGCTTCATAGAGATGCGAAGGCACATTCTGCAACCCCGCTAGATATAACACCATATTCACGCCACCAACCGAACTCCAGAAAAACATTAACATTAACGCTGGTTTCACCCAAGCAGTACTAGCTAGCCATTCCGGACCGGTTAGTCGAACTCCCATGAGCTGACCAAACCGCGAAATCAACCCATTGATTAACCCGAAATCCGCATTGTATAACCAGCGCCAGAGTAAATACGTCGCTACCCCGGCAGTGATCGTCGGCAGAAAATATATAGTCCGAAAAACAACCCGACCGCGTATCTTCTGATTTAACGCCATCGCTAACACTAACGAACCCGCAATGTTTATCGGTATCCCCAGCATTAAGAAAATCGTGTTCCCAAGATACCGCCAGAAATAAGGGTCTTTTGCCTCCAATATGTTCCAGAAAAAGATATAATCCGTCCAATGCCGGATCGCTTCAGGTCGAACCGTAAAACCAAGGAGCTCAGAAAAATTCTTCAAGCCGACAAAATGGCGTTCCCCGAGCAAATCCCACTGCGTGAAACTCAATAAAAATGAGGCTAATACCGGCAATAAAGTGAAGGTTAAAAACCCAAGTATGTTCGGTAAAATAAACGCATACCCAGCAAGCGCCTCTTTAATTCTTCGTTTGGTACGTTGCGTCATACGGTAAGGGGATAGAAAATATTTTTTCTGATTTTTTAAATATTAAAACAATATACCAAGAAATAGTTTTTATCGTCAAATATCGCAGTGAGAAATAATCTGTTATAAAAGGGAAAAATATCATTTTTCATCGATATAATGTTGGAAGAAAATAAAGGAACTGAAAATAATTTGCGCTATTAATAGCAAATTATCTAGCTGAATTATATAATATATATTAATTATATGGTAAAAAGAGTTTTTATTTTTATCTTGTTATTTTACGCTCATACTCCAACCAATGCAGTAAATATTAACGGCATAATCGATATTCATCCTGTAGGATATATCGTTGACCGAGCTACACCGTTTGCAATTCATTTTTCTTGCTGGACTTCAACTTTTGCTGGTTATACAATGGTAACAGCAAAAATCCAAATTTTGTCTGATGCAACGACGGTAATAAATTATACCTGGAGTACGGCTCAAGGCATTAGCGCATGGCGAGCTGATGAGGTTCAACCAAGCCTTTGTAATCCGATGTCAGTAAGTAATACTACTGTTTCCGGATGGCTATTTGGTATGTCACGGTCTTTAACATATTTTGGTGTAACAACATGCAAAATCCGC encodes:
- a CDS encoding sugar ABC transporter permease, producing the protein MTQRTKRRIKEALAGYAFILPNILGFLTFTLLPVLASFLLSFTQWDLLGERHFVGLKNFSELLGFTVRPEAIRHWTDYIFFWNILEAKDPYFWRYLGNTIFLMLGIPINIAGSLVLAMALNQKIRGRVVFRTIYFLPTITAGVATYLLWRWLYNADFGLINGLISRFGQLMGVRLTGPEWLASTAWVKPALMLMFFWSSVGGVNMVLYLAGLQNVPSHLYEAAEIDGASGWQKFIHITWPMLTPTTFFIFTMSLIGGFQGGFDAAYVMTGGGPAGASTTLSYYIYNNAFVWFKMGYAAAIAWVLFFLVFIVTLLNWKYGGKRVHYF